A window from Setaria italica strain Yugu1 chromosome VIII, Setaria_italica_v2.0, whole genome shotgun sequence encodes these proteins:
- the LOC101759693 gene encoding uncharacterized protein LOC101759693: protein MPGDTAIISAKTNLMLPKDLAIQRQGSWQISTLWVDGSEAVTQFSIQEDKTAQGHHGGGVLICPLVPTPIILFEETRENLDVPAEEDGAQQVASPVRGSILMFVHGRGPNDFQFILDSGAAVHATPRYYLLKDLVAVAAGQSVRAANGKDVQVRGRGRVSLENFITLDDVDYIPGLISNIVSVAKLTELDYIVQFTGDGCFVTDTRAGGSLVGRGRLVGGVFVLEYLLIPRGRAAAAPQGPA, encoded by the exons ATGCCGGGCGACACGGCCATCATCTCGGCCAAGACGAACCTGATGCTCCCCAAGGACCTGGCTATCCAGCGGCAGGGCAGTTGGCAGATCAGCACGCTGTGGGTGGACGGCTCGGAGGCGGTGACACAGTTCTCGATCCAGGAGGACAAAACTGCTCAAGGACACCATGGAGGGGGCGTTCTCATCTGCCCTTTAGTTCCAACACCTATTATTTTATTTGAAGAGACAAG GGAAAATCTTGATGTGCCAGCTGAAGAAGACGGTGCCCAGCAAGTCGCCTCGCCGGTGCGTGGCAGCATCCTTATGTTTGTTCATGGAAGAGGACCCAATGACTTTCAGTTCATCCTCGACAGCGGAGCAGCTGTGCATGCCACACCACGGTACTACTTGCTGAAAGACCTGGTGGCTGTAGCAGCCGGCCAGTCTGTTCGTGCAGCCAATGGAAAGGATGTTCAGGTCCGCGGCCGCGGACGTGTGTCCCTGGAAAACTTCATTACTCTTGACGACGTCGACTACATCCCTGGCCTCATCTCCAACATCGTCTCCGTTGCCAAGCTGACGGAGCTTGACTACATTGTGCAGTTCACAGGCGATGGGTGCTTCGTCACGGACACCAGGGCTGGTGGTTCTCTGGTCGGGCGTGGCCGCCTAGTCGGCGGGGTGTTCGTGCTCGAATACCTCTTGATCCCCCGTGGTAGggcagctgccgcgccacaGGGGCCAGCATAA